GTGATGCCGGGCCTATTGATTTTCAGTGAGGCTTATGCTGGTAAACGTAATGAAGGCTGGCTGAAGTGTTCACAGctccacatatatacatatggACATAGTAAGAATCCATTCACTGTAGTGAAGTTTTAGTACAGATGACTGAAATACTCTGATTAGAGttggaagaaattaaaacaaagcattggCTTTTATGTCACTGGGCTTTGTTTGGTCATCCTTCTctctgccgccgccactgcccatttgtttttcaaaaggtcTTCTAAAACAATGTCAAATCATAGTTTATGGAAATtaagagagagagccactgtgcaCAGATTTCATCTATTTATATTCCTGCAAAACACCAAGTTCCCAGAAATACTTCTTTCTTCCGTTTCTCTTTGCCTTCCCAAGAATTAGCCTGTTCTGCTTTTCATCTCTAAACATACTTGTCAAGTGCCCTGATCTGGAGATTTGTGTGCTCCAGTGGCTGAAACCTCCTCATTCATTTGAATGGAAACATCCAAGCTGCATAAACATCCCTTTAGGCAAGCATATTGGGTGCCTTCTTTGCTTAAAGGGAGAGACTGGTGCAGGCAAAGCTCCACTCACCCACGGGAGCTTCCACACTAATAAAAGATCCTTAGACTGGGGCAGCCATCCCTTTAATGTGGGCCATGGATGGGCAAAGCCTGGCTCTCAAGGTGTTAAGGGCAAGCAGATGCTGGTCCTTATCATACAACTTTATGGTTATGGTAACTTCCTTTTGTTGCATGACCTTTCAATGTGAATCTtactctcccccccttcccccctccttctttggTCTGAAAGTTTTCTGGGCATTGTAACAATGCCTGCTCCTCCTATGTGGGCATGTTAAAAGACCCAGCACTTCCTTTTTGCTGATGCTGACTGGTAGGGTGGGTGGGACGATAAAGGGGGCTATGATAGAAGGGGGTTATGAATTCACAGTAGTACCATTATCCATTTCCATTGCGTTATCCTGTCACCATAGCATCAAAGAAGGCAAAACATATAGTGAGGCCAGAACATGGTATCAGTGTGTCAAGCTGTATATTCAGGGCCCATCATGGGTTTTACTGACATATTTTCATGGTGGCATGCGCAGTCAACGGAAGAGAATAAGAATACACTCACATTGGCGATACAGTAAAATTAAGCATAAACTAGTAGTGGTATAGTGGATATAATGACGGCaaaggactctggagaccaagatttgaatccccacttgaccatggaaactcattgggagcgTGCCATGAAGACACAGCTTCCATGACATAGTGGAGAAAACAGCTAGACAGACTGGAAGTATGAAGGAGGATGATTTCAGAAAGGGAGTGCATTTTTACATAGATAGTGACATCCACTACAGACATGTGTGAAGCACATCACCAAAGTCCAAAACACACCCATCAGGCTTCTGAGACAGTGCACATCAGGAAGTCAAGTGTCTAAGAGAGAAGCAGCATGTACCCAAAGAGTTCATCTCTACTTGCAAAgctctaaacagtttgggacctcaatacctggcagaacgcctccttccAATGTGATCTGCCCATTCTACATGATCTTCCCAGGCCAGGTGATTGAGAacactgaccccaagagaggcgcgaaaagagaagaccaaaaacagagccttctctgtggctgccccccacacatctctggaacaatctcccacctgaaattcgcctggccccTTGACTGGGAAAcattaaacaataacaaaaacatggcttttcaggcaggctttcttggAGTATTCAACATCCTAACACCGTGGTCATTTTGGCATTTTATACTACCTGTTCCACCACCTTTCCTTTAAACTATCCTAATTAGTTTTTAGTATTTACTGATGTTGCTAGTCTATGTTTatttgatgtttaattttgattaaATGGGGAAAGATGGTGCCAGGGGGCAGGAGGTTGTCGTTCTGACGCTTTGTCATTTCATGCTCACCTCTCTCTCCCTTAGACCAGACTAAATCCACTGCCACCATGAGCCAAAGGAACCAGGTGTCTTACGTGAGGCTGGCTGAGCCTGCTTTTCTGAGCTGCTTCATGGTTATTGGGAGAGGCCGACAGTAGAtacaaaggggcttgagtaattcagagaagctatgggctatgctatgcagggacatccaagacaggCCATAGTggattctgactaaacgcgatccaactggaccgggtaggtggggctcctcagcctgggaaggcagcccatctaggagaaagaaaactctgatttcaaatctccattgccttgtggctatatccactgatggaaagggcttcaggagtaaaccttgaggcaaaatccggagccggagtcccagaggcagttcatgatgttctggcaactcctgcaatgtcgctggaaccagttgtattggctcttgcctttccattgggctatttcagcgacgtggagaggggggatttgctgcttgggtaacagcctatcctccatattattttacccaggcttcgtgctctggagaggatattcatacagagcacgttaccatagtctctcgagactgaaggatgcctaagaaagaattttgattttgattgttaTTGTGTCTACTGTCTCATATTATTGtttatcttttttgttgttgttgtaaactgcccagagtagccctggcggccagatgggtggtataaaagccaaataaaaataaatacttcttTTTGTAATGCTGAATAGTACTTATGACCCCCATTCATAGGATCAGTATTCATGGATTCACTTATCtgttgcctgaaaatactaaataccccccccccaaatatgtatttatatgtatttccagggagtatttaccagaactagccactagaatGAGCCAGAGATCATCACTAAGGGCatgcaaaagaaatttagacaaccacctggccaatatcttttgatttggatttctgcattgagcagggggttggactcaatgtccTTCCAACTGCATGATTCtgtattctatgattccatgctATGTACAGCATTCCAGACATCTTCATTTTTTTTGGAACCCATGAGAAGGCTCAGCACCAATCCTCTGCAGATGCCATGGTCCTACTGTAATACACACCCTATCTGCTTTCCCTGCTTTGTTAGGCTACCTTTCCCAGGATTCCTCCTCATTAGTTATGGAGAGCAGACCTGATGAGAGCTACCACCCGGGGGAGAGTAAACTTTACCCGGGTGTTTGCTTTTTAGGCGAAGAAAGATATAGTGCTCAAAGATAAATAGTTCCAagagagaatctctctctctctctctcaaatcacAATAGAAGCTGCTTAAGCTGATTCtcagggtttttattttattttattttgttacttcAAAGGTGCAATAGCAaagtgctttcttttcttctccatcaaCCAGCTCAGGTCCATTTTCCTCTTCTAGTTGCAGTAGTTCTCTAGTTCATAGAGGGAGCAAGTGTTTTCACAGCACTGCTGCACGATTCCTCTCTTCACCTTCTGAAAGTCCTGTGCCTCGAATGGCAGTGGCTCCACCTCATTCTCTAATGGTCCATTCACTGGCAGACAGAGAGAAGACCCCCCCAGTGAATGCACACACTCTCAACAGTTGGGGGAAAGTTTGGACTTGCTCCTGTCTTAGtcaatgtctctctgtgtgtgttttttttaagtgatagatgatattttctctctcttggaGATCATTTTGGAGTGGGCAAGGTGGTATGGCTAGACGATTAGGGGACTAAGAGTTATAGGCATAATTCCAGACCATTTTGGTGTAGAGTAGGGGGTAACTATATACACAGAGCTGTTTTGAAGATCATGTGAATCCTTCAGCTAAACAGACAAGTTAGTTTCAAATGAACAAGGCACTTACCTTTTCTGCCAAGTGGTCGCCAGCAGTGAAAATATTCCATTTCATGTACAGTTAGGCTCTGATATTCTGCATGTATGTCTAGGTTTGTGGTACTTTGATGTTCAGATTTGAGCCAGTTAACTAACAATTCATGGGTTATTTTCTCTTCTGCATATTTGTTGTAAACAGTGAGCCTTAGGACTGAAGTGGGCTGCACATGTATTTCACTGGCAGAAATTCAGTATTCGCTATTTACCCCTCAAGTACCaggatttttaaacatttgcatTAAATAAGTTGTGGGACTTCTTTCCCCCCTGAGTTTCAAAATATGTTGATGGCTAGTTAGTAGTAGGATTTGCATTCTTAGGGGTAGAGCTCAATAGGCATGTCTTGCATTTCTTGACCACAATAAGGATTCAGAGGACTCAATCTGCCATGGGTGCAATCTATTAAAAACCGGAGCATGCCATTGTTGCTTCTCTGCATTATGGTTTGCAGAAAAACCAGCAAGGAGTATTTTCCCCCCAGCATCTTACATTGGGTGAGACAGTGGCAAAAAAAGCAACCGAATGGTTGGGACCTATTTTGTCCAGTTGGTTCGCTGGTTAGTCagctaaaacaacaaacaaaacttaaatatGGCAAGAGGATGAAACATGAAATCAACATTCATTAAATTCAGGTGACAGTGCAATAGAATGCAGACATAATACGTAGGTCTAattctgtgtgaattctgcaaTAAAATGTAACTCCAATATATATATtggattcccctcccccttcaaaCAAGATTATCTGCCTCTGAAGTTAGTTCAGTGCAGAAATCACAGGGATGAAACGTTGCACTTCATGCTGTTTAAGAGATCAGAAAAAAATTACCTAGGGGCTGTTCACTGTTCCTCCGTGTTTTGGGAGAATAATAGAAGCCTCGCTCTCCACATACAAGGTAGAGTGCCTCCACTAGATGAGAGCCACACAGATGTTGATTGGGGATAGCATAACTAGTAGCAGGAGCGGAAATAGCAAGCAGCACAAGGAGGGGCAGAGACCTGATCCAGAGAGTCATGGCGATAAAGGAGAGACCTTGGAAAGAGAAGTTAAGAGTGGGTTAGATGAGGGAATAAAATAGACTGCAACTAGATCACACTGATTTTTCAAAATACTATGTTGATCTGTCCCATCACTAtccccctctccctttcaaaATGTGTTGGCCTCAGTGATCAAACACTATTGACAAAATAACTTTGCTCTTGTTTCACATGCTGAAAACTAGTTccattgtcttttcttttttaaagaggtaCACTTAAAACATTTTACCTGTGCACCTTAATGGAGATTCTCAACAGATACACAGCTCTAGTTGTATGTGTGGTGGGAGCTGCCATTTTTATGGCTTATCACTGTATTTACACTGGGAGCAGAAAACATAAATGTATCGCAACATAACATGTGAAAGAGCCTTTATTTGTTATTGCGGTATAATGTTGATTCTATGCATGTTTGCCCCTAAGTATTTAAGGCAAACATTCTCAGGGCTCAAGTTAACTTTGCACCTATAAATAAttagaggagggaaaggaagcagCAGTCTAGTATTAAGCTAGACATCTATCATTGGCTTCAGGCCTATTACAAATAAAACAGGACACCTGCTAgttatttttaatggtttctcCACCAGCCGTACACCTAGGTTGCAACTCAGCTGTGCTGTGCTAGAGGATTCCATTGGACTTGAAAGATGGAAGTCCACTGAAAGATGTTCACTGGACACACCTTTTCCATGACCAATGGCAAGAAAGCTTTGCTGACAGAGAGGCTACCAGCTATCCATATACTTTGGAAAATCTGGCCAGCTAGGAATGTTACTTATGATTAGGGAGAAGATTTCTATGAAATGTcaaatttttttctgcaacctatgtttgagcttatgggtgagTTTGAACATGTTTACGAGTAATCTGGTgaaaaaggccagattactcataaacatgtttgaacttgcttatggattTAAATATAGGtagcagagaaaatgtgaaatgtcataaaaatcctCCCCACTTATAATTGTTCCAGGAATGCTGAAGGTACAAACTTCTCCGAAATGCCAATTTCACTTATCCAGGATTTGAATACACTGACAGTCATGTTAGAGGTTATAAAATATATGTGGTGAGCTGACTATGCAGGCCTATGGTACTGCTTCTTTCGAATTTCTGAAGCCAGCCTGCACATGGTGCTGTATATCACCA
The Pogona vitticeps strain Pit_001003342236 chromosome 1, PviZW2.1, whole genome shotgun sequence genome window above contains:
- the INS gene encoding insulin, whose protein sequence is MLKRWSSDHILYHWNQQMGYKYGWEQRRKSLAPFIPAQYSNLSSLTFWSGLSFIAMTLWIRSLPLLVLLAISAPATSYAIPNQHLCGSHLVEALYLVCGERGFYYSPKTRRNSEQPLVNGPLENEVEPLPFEAQDFQKVKRGIVQQCCENTCSLYELENYCN